The following are encoded together in the Malaya genurostris strain Urasoe2022 chromosome 3, Malgen_1.1, whole genome shotgun sequence genome:
- the LOC131437652 gene encoding uncharacterized protein LOC131437652 isoform X1 yields the protein MFNMNLEDSKKFERLSSSDKIDTPLYKKKTFDFTDYAYREAVNRLKFLLTESYEPTKIATSLYTRGVDDIKSEVSDNQSTAERPSIAEVSKYFNPGTVSHYGTGLSGIRKFSYLNRDIGSTIKPATSIASLHPPPSVCSVSQNPDVLQPPPELLGFIEKQESYIEQLEKESQYCREELSTLLKKVKDVVSENEALTDQARSKTLYQLDSSESDELDQERSRSNRQLSGPNIVFESRISELEAQLAQSQIDLKKLFNENEENKRKLAHGSSDSSCADVYRKQVENLQRDKQSLEETVRKLQLTIDQLKDSEANNFNKSQRSRDMIEHVAFERNQAEIEIRRLKDELERQHERVREIQHEMTKRIGEERANAERRYTFQVDQLGGDLSSQWEQATKLQLEVERMKRIESDYKREINQKNSQLDELKLELKNKMSIFMSDLNQASAEKQSLEQEITSLRLQLERTERQSKVEVSRLNAEITSLRQRLDRSDSDLLHSKRENLKLADEVASLEKELTLGELNKETRPSKELAKIISDMEDKHAATVSELEGMVQDQKQLMEKLTAECKSLTHKLEDTTLKHKEEKKELRQTNNELMDRLKRIWINYKEISPAFQKNESNNEQLQFTICSASKPNPEIPTPCQDQLVTPIINQFVQLNQPCNHRQVKSLGLNHEHPIGKLSADDSNRNYRETALSMNTTNLETVSTPTRSEANPDYQGYRSPTRKALPRRLVRSRSLDVLTQNDRPGIAAVYPLNKTAPEARVDFPGNQLAVLTALPDNPPDSHNLLHIMNPTNPSNMYRSTQNPWDSINQPQQTNSHHNREIRIKTISKQHSSINHREQTTSKVLNMIHPSTIPPNSTTRVNTRDTQETSNICRKHMTSKSTTSNSTKIISNHMKHSNTPLSKYMMIQSTPPEIQYSPQHSSQYPHHQPHQSHRNKLKAIEMWGTLVPEDQQLPLVDHQMDLSKLDSINSPQTSNSYCCNSLPRQLPQGCHFKPIDPYPSLSISSPSLFGTSSENSLTPSPTTTVLQNYNIESPNPQ from the exons ATGTTCAATATGAATTTAGAAGATTCAAAAAAGTTCGA AAGACTCTCCTCTTCAGACAAAATCGATACCCCACTGTATAAAAAGAAGACGTTTGATTTCACCGATTATGCCTACCGTGAGGCAGTGAACCGACTCAAGTTTCTGTTAACTGAATCATATGAACCTACCAAAATAGCCACATCTCTGTACACTCGTGGAGTTGATGATATCAAATCAGAAGTCTCGGACAATCAGTCGACTGCTGAAAGGCCTTCCATCGCTgaggtttcaaaatatttcaaccCCGGAACGGTATCACACTATGGTACTGGATtatccggaattcgaaaattcagTTATTTAAATAGAGATATAGGGTCTACAATAAAACCAGCTACCTCGATCGCTAGTTTGCATCCACCCCCTTCAG TTTGCAGTGTTTCCCAGAATCCAGATGTTTTGCAACCGCCTCCAGAGCTGCTGGGATTTATCGAAAAGCAAGAAAGTTACATTGAACAGTTGGAAAAAGAATCCCAATATTGTAGG GAAGAACTTTCGACGCTGCTAAAGAAAGTTAAGGATGTAGTTTCAGAAAATGAAGCCCTCACCGATCAGGCACGGTCCAAGACATTATATCAGCTGGATTCATCTGAAAGCGATGAATTGGACCAGGAACGGTCACGATCGAATAGACAGCTGTCCGGTCCGAACATAGTATTTGAATCCCGCATTAGCGAACTGGAAGCACAGCTGGCGCAATCACAAATTGATCTGAAGAAATTGTTTAacgaaaatgaagaaaataagCGCAAACTGGCACATGGTTCGAGCGACTCAAGCTGCGCGGATGTTTATCGCAAACAAGTGGAAAATTTACAGAG AGACAAACAAAGTTTGGAGGAAACCGTTCGTAAGCTCCAGTTAACAATCGATCAGCTCAAAGACTCTGAGGCAAACAATTTCAATAAGTCACAAAGAAGTCGTGATATGATTGAGCACGTTGCATTCGAGCGGAATCAGGCGGAAATAGAAATACGTAGGTTAAAG GATGAACTGGAGCGTCAGCATGAACGGGTTCGTGAAATTCAACACGAAATGACAAAACGAATTGGGGAAGAACGAGCTAACGCCGAAAGACGCTACACCTTCCAGGTAGATCAATTGGGTGGAGATTTGAGCAGCCAATGGGAGCAAGCAACGAAACTTCAACTGGAAGTGGAACGTATGAAACGTATCGAGTCAGATTATAAACGCGAAATCAATCAGAAGAATTCTCAACTAGACGAACTGAAGTTGGAACTAAAGAATAAAATGTCAATCTTTATGTCCGATCTGAATCAAGCTAGTGCGGAAAAACAATCTTTAGAGCAAGAGATAACATCGTTGag ATTGCAACTAGAACGAACGGAGCGCCAATCAAAGGTAGAAGTTTCTCGTTTGAATGCTGAAATAACATCGTTACGACAGAGGTTGGATCGTTCTGATTCTGATTTACTTCACTCTAAACGCGAGAACTTGAAACTTGCCGATGAAGTTGCTTCCTTAGAGAAGGAG CTAACATTAGGCGAGTTGAACAAGGAAACTAGACCATCTAAAGAGTTGGCAAAGATTATTTCTGATatggaagacaaacatg CCGCCACCGTGTCAGAGCTCGAGGGCATGGTTCAAGATCAAAAACAGCTCATGGAAAAACTAACTGCGGAATGCAAAAGCTTGACGCATAAGTTAGAGGACACAACACTGaaacataa agaagaaaaaaaagagttAAGGCAAACTAATAACGAGTTGATGGATCGCTTAAAACGAATCTGGATAAACTACAAAGAAATAAGTCCAGCTTTCCAGAAAAATGAGAGCAACAATGAGCAGCTTCAGTTCACAATTTGTTCGGCATCTAAACCTAATCCGGAG ATCCCAACACCGTGTCAGGATCAGCTAGTAACACCAATTATCAATCAATTCGTTCAGCTCAACCAGCCGTGCAATCACCGCCAGGTAAAGTCTCTCGGCCTGAATCACGAACATCCGATCGGCAAATTATCAGCGGACGACAGCAATCGGAACTATCGCGAAACAGCTCTGTCAATGAATACAACGAACCTAGAAACAGTAAGTACACCGACGAGAAGCGAAGCGAATCCCGATTATCAAGGGTATCGATCCCCAACGAGGAAGGCACTGCCAAGACGCTTGGTAAGGAGCCGGAGTCTGGACGTGCTGACACAGAACGATCGTCCCGGAATAGCGGCAGTGTATCCGTTAAACAAGACAGCGCCGGAAGCACGGGTAGACTTTCCCGGGAATCAATTGGCAGTGTTGACCGCACTTCCAGACAATCCACCAGACAGCCACAACCTGCTACATATAATGAACCCGACAAACCCGTCCAATATGTATCGGAGCACGCAGAATCCGTGGGACAGTATCAACCAACCTCAACAGACCAATTCGCATCACAACCGAGAAATTCGGATCAAAACTATCAGCAAGCAGCACAGCAGTATCAACCATCGGGAGCAAACTACGTCGAAAGTTCTGAATATGATACATCCCAGTACGATCCCTCCCAACAGTACGACCAGAGTCAATACGAGGGATACACAGGAGACCAGCAATATATGCCGGAAACATATGACCAGCAAATCTACGACCAGCAACAGTACCAAAATTATCAGCAACCATATGAAGCACAGCAATACACCACTGAGCAAGTATATGATGATCCAAAGTACTCCTCCGGAAATACAATACAGTCCCCAACACAGCAGCCAGTATCCACACCATCAACCACACCAATCACATCGAAACAAACTGAAGGCAATAGAAATGTGGGGTACACTCGTCCCCGAGGATCAACAACTACCACTGGTGGATCATCAAATGGATCTAAGCAAGTTGGACAGCATAAACAGTCCTCAAACAAGTAATAGTTATTGTTGTAACAGTTTACCACGGCAGTTGCCTCAAGGTTGTCATTTTAAACCTATTGATCCTTACCCTAGTCTAAGCATTAGTAGCCCTAGTCTATTTGGAACCAGTTCTGAAAATAGTTTGACTCCATCACCGACAACAACCGTGCTTCAAAATTACAACATTGAAAGTCCCAACCCGCAGTAG
- the LOC131437652 gene encoding coiled-coil domain-containing protein 158 isoform X2, giving the protein MFNMNLEDSKKFERLSSSDKIDTPLYKKKTFDFTDYAYREAVNRLKFLLTESYEPTKIATSLYTRGVDDIKSEVSDNQSTAERPSIAEVSKYFNPGTVSHYGTGLSGIRKFSYLNRDIGSTIKPATSIASLHPPPSVCSVSQNPDVLQPPPELLGFIEKQESYIEQLEKESQYCREELSTLLKKVKDVVSENEALTDQARSKTLYQLDSSESDELDQERSRSNRQLSGPNIVFESRISELEAQLAQSQIDLKKLFNENEENKRKLAHGSSDSSCADVYRKQVENLQRDKQSLEETVRKLQLTIDQLKDSEANNFNKSQRSRDMIEHVAFERNQAEIEIRRLKDELERQHERVREIQHEMTKRIGEERANAERRYTFQVDQLGGDLSSQWEQATKLQLEVERMKRIESDYKREINQKNSQLDELKLELKNKMSIFMSDLNQASAEKQSLEQEITSLRLQLERTERQSKVEVSRLNAEITSLRQRLDRSDSDLLHSKRENLKLADEVASLEKELTLGELNKETRPSKELAKIISDMEDKHAATVSELEGMVQDQKQLMEKLTAECKSLTHKLEDTTLKHKQEIDILQNSFDYLSQRIETSAIGLTPTNQDNQYASSTNANVNDNRYPTTEYTSPVESYNTYPTTNINATAEVAPNYSNPTPNQFTSRDDTQYEDPNTVSGSASNTNYQSIRSAQPAVQSPPGKVSRPESRTSDRQIISGRQQSELSRNSSVNEYNEPRNSKYTDEKRSESRLSRVSIPNEEGTAKTLGKEPESGRADTERSSRNSGSVSVKQDSAGSTGRLSRESIGSVDRTSRQSTRQPQPATYNEPDKPVQYVSEHAESVGQYQPTSTDQFASQPRNSDQNYQQAAQQYQPSGANYVESSEYDTSQYDPSQQYDQSQYEGYTGDQQYMPETYDQQIYDQQQYQNYQQPYEAQQYTTEQVYDDPKYSSGNTIQSPTQQPVSTPSTTPITSKQTEGNRNVGYTRPRGSTTTTGGSSNGSKQVGQHKQSSNK; this is encoded by the exons ATGTTCAATATGAATTTAGAAGATTCAAAAAAGTTCGA AAGACTCTCCTCTTCAGACAAAATCGATACCCCACTGTATAAAAAGAAGACGTTTGATTTCACCGATTATGCCTACCGTGAGGCAGTGAACCGACTCAAGTTTCTGTTAACTGAATCATATGAACCTACCAAAATAGCCACATCTCTGTACACTCGTGGAGTTGATGATATCAAATCAGAAGTCTCGGACAATCAGTCGACTGCTGAAAGGCCTTCCATCGCTgaggtttcaaaatatttcaaccCCGGAACGGTATCACACTATGGTACTGGATtatccggaattcgaaaattcagTTATTTAAATAGAGATATAGGGTCTACAATAAAACCAGCTACCTCGATCGCTAGTTTGCATCCACCCCCTTCAG TTTGCAGTGTTTCCCAGAATCCAGATGTTTTGCAACCGCCTCCAGAGCTGCTGGGATTTATCGAAAAGCAAGAAAGTTACATTGAACAGTTGGAAAAAGAATCCCAATATTGTAGG GAAGAACTTTCGACGCTGCTAAAGAAAGTTAAGGATGTAGTTTCAGAAAATGAAGCCCTCACCGATCAGGCACGGTCCAAGACATTATATCAGCTGGATTCATCTGAAAGCGATGAATTGGACCAGGAACGGTCACGATCGAATAGACAGCTGTCCGGTCCGAACATAGTATTTGAATCCCGCATTAGCGAACTGGAAGCACAGCTGGCGCAATCACAAATTGATCTGAAGAAATTGTTTAacgaaaatgaagaaaataagCGCAAACTGGCACATGGTTCGAGCGACTCAAGCTGCGCGGATGTTTATCGCAAACAAGTGGAAAATTTACAGAG AGACAAACAAAGTTTGGAGGAAACCGTTCGTAAGCTCCAGTTAACAATCGATCAGCTCAAAGACTCTGAGGCAAACAATTTCAATAAGTCACAAAGAAGTCGTGATATGATTGAGCACGTTGCATTCGAGCGGAATCAGGCGGAAATAGAAATACGTAGGTTAAAG GATGAACTGGAGCGTCAGCATGAACGGGTTCGTGAAATTCAACACGAAATGACAAAACGAATTGGGGAAGAACGAGCTAACGCCGAAAGACGCTACACCTTCCAGGTAGATCAATTGGGTGGAGATTTGAGCAGCCAATGGGAGCAAGCAACGAAACTTCAACTGGAAGTGGAACGTATGAAACGTATCGAGTCAGATTATAAACGCGAAATCAATCAGAAGAATTCTCAACTAGACGAACTGAAGTTGGAACTAAAGAATAAAATGTCAATCTTTATGTCCGATCTGAATCAAGCTAGTGCGGAAAAACAATCTTTAGAGCAAGAGATAACATCGTTGag ATTGCAACTAGAACGAACGGAGCGCCAATCAAAGGTAGAAGTTTCTCGTTTGAATGCTGAAATAACATCGTTACGACAGAGGTTGGATCGTTCTGATTCTGATTTACTTCACTCTAAACGCGAGAACTTGAAACTTGCCGATGAAGTTGCTTCCTTAGAGAAGGAG CTAACATTAGGCGAGTTGAACAAGGAAACTAGACCATCTAAAGAGTTGGCAAAGATTATTTCTGATatggaagacaaacatg CCGCCACCGTGTCAGAGCTCGAGGGCATGGTTCAAGATCAAAAACAGCTCATGGAAAAACTAACTGCGGAATGCAAAAGCTTGACGCATAAGTTAGAGGACACAACACTGaaacataa GCAGGAAATAGACATCCTCCAGAACAGTTTCGATTACCTTTCTCAACGTATTGAAACTAGTGCTATCGGCTTGACACCCACCAACCAAGATAATCAATATGCTTCATCAACTAATGCTAACGTTAACGACAATCGTTACCCTACTACAGAATATACTTCCCCTGTTGAAAGCTATAACACTTATCCTACTACTAACATTAACGCTACCGCTGAAGTTGCTCCTAATTATTCAAATCCAACTCCGAATCAATTCACGTCAAGAGATGATACGCAATATGAAG ATCCCAACACCGTGTCAGGATCAGCTAGTAACACCAATTATCAATCAATTCGTTCAGCTCAACCAGCCGTGCAATCACCGCCAGGTAAAGTCTCTCGGCCTGAATCACGAACATCCGATCGGCAAATTATCAGCGGACGACAGCAATCGGAACTATCGCGAAACAGCTCTGTCAATGAATACAACGAACCTAGAAACAGTAAGTACACCGACGAGAAGCGAAGCGAATCCCGATTATCAAGGGTATCGATCCCCAACGAGGAAGGCACTGCCAAGACGCTTGGTAAGGAGCCGGAGTCTGGACGTGCTGACACAGAACGATCGTCCCGGAATAGCGGCAGTGTATCCGTTAAACAAGACAGCGCCGGAAGCACGGGTAGACTTTCCCGGGAATCAATTGGCAGTGTTGACCGCACTTCCAGACAATCCACCAGACAGCCACAACCTGCTACATATAATGAACCCGACAAACCCGTCCAATATGTATCGGAGCACGCAGAATCCGTGGGACAGTATCAACCAACCTCAACAGACCAATTCGCATCACAACCGAGAAATTCGGATCAAAACTATCAGCAAGCAGCACAGCAGTATCAACCATCGGGAGCAAACTACGTCGAAAGTTCTGAATATGATACATCCCAGTACGATCCCTCCCAACAGTACGACCAGAGTCAATACGAGGGATACACAGGAGACCAGCAATATATGCCGGAAACATATGACCAGCAAATCTACGACCAGCAACAGTACCAAAATTATCAGCAACCATATGAAGCACAGCAATACACCACTGAGCAAGTATATGATGATCCAAAGTACTCCTCCGGAAATACAATACAGTCCCCAACACAGCAGCCAGTATCCACACCATCAACCACACCAATCACATCGAAACAAACTGAAGGCAATAGAAATGTGGGGTACACTCGTCCCCGAGGATCAACAACTACCACTGGTGGATCATCAAATGGATCTAAGCAAGTTGGACAGCATAAACAGTCCTCAAACAAGTAA